The Candidatus Paceibacterota bacterium genome includes a region encoding these proteins:
- a CDS encoding glycosyl hydrolase produces the protein MTSLLSKGTEMKRTWMASVDVLLLWFALLVAPAYADKLEDSFRSPPPEAAPWTYWFWINGNITKAGITADLEALAQSGIKGVLIMEVANPRSMAPNGPYPFGSPEWRELFKFAVAEAGRLGIEVNMNNDAGWCGSGGPWNTPEYSMQKVVGSSTTVKGPARFEGRLPQPKLAGAEPAKVAPAEGKKQPAAKSAKARKKAKRPPAPAPAPASLSPAALAAAKYYRDLKVLAYPAIPKGAAIAPDTILDLSAKMDASGKLTWDAPAGEWIVMRIGHVSTGVENRPAPEAGKGLECDKFSAEAIKRHFAGLIGMLADDVGPAAGKVLTYTHIDSWEVHWQDWTPRMAEEFKQRRGYDIIPWLITLAGGPGLGDAEQTARFLRDAKRTQSELLDANYAGALRKLANARGLKLSIEAYGPSSRGINPLTYGAEADMPMAEFWIMRWNAWHLNSARIVSSVVHGLGKPFLGAESLTSSGENDPFTEHPYSVKNMTDWALCQGVNRFIFHRTVLNPWVDKWPGMTFGPYGFHVDRTQTWWKPGKAYMDYLARCQNLLQQGRFVADFCRLLPDGENYGGSPMMETLPAQYDAAPAGYNYDYISDKLTIEGLSVKNGRLVLPSGMSYRVMQLPNYEAMTPELLAKVRDLVKAGAVVVGPPPRRSPSLVNYPACDTQVKEMAAELWGDCDGKAVQQHALGAGRVIWGRPLEQALKDLAGAEDFSFTLSQPYDPAAAIPPSFGPNRPAQSVGAEGKGPGLAQQKQMPTDGINWIHRRINDAEVYFIANAQYRAVEAQCAFRATGMIPELWDPADGTIRALPEYRQEGVRTIVPLRFDPAGSMFVVFRKTQEGSSNAQAGTRGRKNFPAFKQVMEISGPWEVAFDPKWGGPEKASFQMLEDWTKRSEEGIKFYSGTAVYRKSFTVDQAALRDSRLAIYINLGDVREIAEVTLNGKALGVLWKPPFQVNVRGALRPGANKLEVRVTNLWPNRMIGDEQYPDDCTPDGSWRTGKIPAWPDWVLKNQPRPEPRRLTFSTTKYFTKDAPLIPSGMLGPVQLQAEAAE, from the coding sequence ATGACGTCATTACTTTCGAAGGGCACTGAGATGAAGAGAACCTGGATGGCAAGCGTGGATGTGTTGCTGCTATGGTTCGCGTTGCTGGTTGCGCCGGCGTACGCGGACAAACTGGAGGATAGTTTCCGTAGTCCGCCGCCAGAGGCCGCCCCGTGGACCTACTGGTTCTGGATCAACGGCAACATCACCAAAGCGGGAATCACGGCGGACCTGGAGGCGCTGGCACAATCGGGCATCAAGGGGGTGCTGATCATGGAGGTCGCCAACCCCAGAAGCATGGCTCCAAACGGGCCGTATCCCTTCGGCAGCCCGGAGTGGCGGGAGTTGTTTAAGTTCGCCGTCGCTGAGGCGGGGCGCCTGGGGATCGAGGTCAACATGAACAACGACGCCGGCTGGTGCGGCAGCGGGGGACCGTGGAACACCCCGGAGTATTCCATGCAAAAAGTTGTCGGGAGCAGCACGACGGTCAAGGGACCGGCCCGTTTCGAAGGGAGGCTGCCTCAGCCCAAATTAGCAGGCGCGGAACCGGCGAAGGTCGCGCCTGCCGAGGGCAAGAAGCAACCGGCCGCGAAGTCCGCCAAGGCGCGGAAGAAGGCCAAGAGACCCCCCGCGCCCGCACCCGCGCCCGCCAGCCTAAGCCCGGCCGCCCTGGCCGCGGCAAAATACTATCGCGACCTCAAGGTGCTGGCCTACCCGGCCATCCCGAAAGGCGCCGCCATCGCTCCGGACACGATCCTTGACCTGAGCGCCAAGATGGACGCGAGCGGCAAGCTTACCTGGGACGCCCCGGCCGGCGAGTGGATCGTCATGCGCATCGGGCATGTCTCGACCGGAGTAGAAAACCGTCCCGCGCCGGAGGCCGGCAAGGGGCTGGAGTGCGACAAGTTCAGCGCCGAGGCCATCAAGCGCCACTTCGCAGGGCTGATCGGCATGCTGGCGGACGACGTCGGCCCGGCCGCCGGCAAGGTGCTGACCTACACGCATATAGACAGTTGGGAGGTCCATTGGCAGGACTGGACTCCGCGCATGGCCGAGGAGTTCAAGCAGCGCCGCGGTTACGACATTATCCCCTGGCTGATCACCCTGGCCGGCGGGCCGGGGCTCGGCGATGCGGAGCAAACCGCGCGGTTTCTGCGCGACGCCAAACGCACGCAATCCGAGTTGCTCGATGCGAACTACGCCGGCGCCTTGCGCAAGCTCGCCAACGCCCGCGGCCTCAAACTCTCGATCGAGGCCTATGGCCCCAGCTCCCGCGGCATCAATCCCCTGACCTATGGCGCGGAGGCTGACATGCCGATGGCCGAGTTCTGGATCATGCGATGGAACGCCTGGCACCTCAATTCCGCCCGGATCGTCTCCTCGGTGGTTCACGGGCTGGGCAAACCGTTCCTGGGCGCCGAGAGTCTGACCTCTAGCGGGGAAAACGACCCCTTCACGGAGCACCCTTATTCCGTCAAGAACATGACCGACTGGGCGCTCTGCCAGGGCGTCAACCGCTTCATCTTCCACCGCACCGTGCTCAACCCCTGGGTGGACAAGTGGCCGGGCATGACCTTCGGCCCCTACGGCTTCCACGTGGACCGGACGCAGACCTGGTGGAAACCGGGCAAAGCTTACATGGATTACCTGGCCCGCTGCCAGAACCTCTTGCAGCAGGGCCGTTTTGTTGCCGACTTCTGCCGGCTCCTGCCCGACGGGGAGAATTACGGCGGCAGCCCAATGATGGAAACGTTGCCCGCCCAATACGACGCCGCTCCGGCGGGTTACAACTACGATTACATCTCGGACAAGCTCACCATCGAGGGCCTGAGCGTGAAGAACGGGCGGCTGGTGTTGCCCTCGGGGATGAGCTACCGGGTGATGCAACTGCCCAATTACGAGGCCATGACGCCGGAGTTGCTGGCCAAGGTGCGCGACCTGGTCAAGGCCGGCGCCGTCGTGGTCGGACCTCCGCCCCGCCGCTCGCCGAGCCTGGTGAACTACCCCGCCTGCGACACTCAAGTGAAAGAAATGGCCGCCGAACTTTGGGGCGACTGCGACGGCAAGGCAGTCCAGCAACACGCGCTGGGTGCCGGCCGCGTCATCTGGGGCCGGCCTCTCGAGCAGGCGCTCAAGGACCTGGCCGGAGCCGAGGATTTCAGCTTCACGCTGAGTCAACCCTACGATCCCGCCGCGGCCATTCCGCCGAGCTTTGGCCCAAACCGCCCGGCACAATCGGTCGGGGCCGAAGGCAAAGGACCCGGCCTGGCGCAGCAAAAACAGATGCCCACCGACGGCATAAACTGGATCCACCGCCGCATCAATGACGCCGAGGTTTACTTCATCGCCAACGCGCAATACCGAGCCGTGGAGGCCCAATGCGCCTTCCGCGCAACAGGAATGATCCCCGAATTATGGGACCCGGCCGACGGGACCATTCGCGCGCTGCCCGAATACCGCCAGGAAGGAGTCCGCACGATCGTGCCGCTGCGCTTCGACCCGGCCGGCTCCATGTTCGTGGTATTCCGCAAGACGCAAGAGGGTAGTTCGAATGCTCAAGCCGGAACGCGGGGACGAAAGAACTTCCCTGCGTTCAAGCAGGTGATGGAGATTTCGGGACCCTGGGAAGTCGCGTTCGACCCGAAGTGGGGCGGCCCGGAGAAGGCCTCCTTCCAAATGCTGGAGGATTGGACCAAGCGCAGCGAGGAGGGCATCAAATTCTACTCCGGCACCGCCGTTTACCGAAAGTCCTTTACTGTGGACCAAGCCGCGCTCCGCGATTCGCGCCTGGCCATATACATCAACCTGGGTGACGTACGGGAGATCGCCGAAGTAACCCTTAACGGCAAGGCTCTGGGTGTGCTGTGGAAACCGCCGTTCCAAGTGAACGTGCGCGGGGCGCTACGGCCCGGAGCCAACAAGCTGGAGGTTCGTGTGACCAACCTCTGGCCCAACCGCATGATCGGCGATGAACAATACCCCGACGATTGCACGCCGGACGGGAGTTGGCGCACGGGCAAAATCCCAGCCTGGCCGGACTGGGTGCTCAAGAACCAGCCGCGACCAGAGCCTCGACGACTGACTTTTTCGACGACCAAGTACTTCACCAAGGATGCGCCGCTGATTCCCTCGGGTATGCTGGGGCCTGTGCAATTGCAGGCCGAGGCGGCCGAGTAG
- a CDS encoding DegT/DnrJ/EryC1/StrS family aminotransferase, producing MKNDISRREFIKRSSVAGGTAVLAAGTAGSLLAQAGGTDASTPAALGGAKAHAKQWPAWPAWDPAGDAKVTKVLHGSTWHRGKLVKEFEEKWAALMGSKHCLAVVNGTNALSASFMVMDLNPGDEVICAPYTFSASMLGVLYKSAMPVWADIDPLTYQMDPAKVEAKITPRTKALLPVHICGYASDMPRLMEIARKHNLKVVEDVCQAHMGNINGKNLGTFGTTGCFSFQTSKVMPIGEGGAIITDDSELYDKLYSYHNYGYKTNITPGSYDNIAAFRLGNKIRMAEYQAAIGLCQLPKLEEQIRVRTENAAYLTPKLAAIPGITPVKTYPGVTRLSYYMYPFIYDAAKFDGLSRADFVKALSAEGVPASPGYPKYPIYTQEFIHEMFKTEIYRKFYTSEQLDWEAYKQRNHCPGLMQTFDTSVWLSTTGMFLGTKADMDDVVRAIEKIQKNASKLKKT from the coding sequence ATGAAGAACGACATCTCCCGGCGTGAGTTTATCAAGCGCAGCTCGGTTGCGGGCGGCACCGCTGTTTTGGCCGCGGGCACGGCAGGGTCATTGCTCGCCCAGGCGGGGGGCACGGACGCTTCAACCCCGGCAGCTCTGGGCGGCGCCAAAGCCCACGCCAAGCAATGGCCGGCGTGGCCGGCGTGGGACCCAGCCGGCGATGCAAAGGTGACCAAGGTGCTGCACGGCAGCACGTGGCACCGGGGGAAGTTGGTGAAGGAATTCGAGGAGAAATGGGCGGCCCTGATGGGCTCGAAGCATTGCCTGGCGGTCGTGAACGGGACCAACGCCCTCAGCGCGTCGTTCATGGTGATGGACCTGAACCCCGGCGACGAAGTGATCTGCGCCCCTTACACATTCAGCGCCAGCATGCTGGGCGTGCTTTACAAGAGCGCGATGCCGGTCTGGGCGGATATCGATCCTCTCACCTACCAGATGGACCCGGCCAAGGTGGAGGCCAAAATCACGCCGCGAACCAAAGCACTCCTCCCGGTGCACATCTGCGGTTACGCGAGCGACATGCCGCGGCTTATGGAGATTGCGCGCAAGCACAACCTCAAAGTCGTCGAGGATGTATGCCAGGCGCACATGGGCAACATTAATGGCAAGAACCTCGGCACCTTCGGCACGACCGGCTGCTTCAGCTTCCAGACCTCGAAAGTGATGCCCATCGGCGAGGGCGGCGCGATTATCACCGATGACTCCGAGCTATACGACAAGCTCTACTCCTACCATAACTACGGTTACAAAACCAATATCACCCCGGGCTCCTACGACAACATCGCCGCATTCAGGCTGGGCAACAAGATCCGCATGGCCGAATACCAGGCGGCAATCGGCCTTTGCCAACTGCCAAAGCTGGAGGAACAAATCCGCGTCCGCACCGAGAACGCGGCTTACCTGACGCCGAAACTGGCCGCCATTCCCGGAATCACGCCGGTCAAGACTTACCCGGGGGTGACCCGGCTGTCGTATTACATGTATCCGTTCATCTACGACGCCGCCAAATTCGACGGCTTGTCACGGGCGGATTTCGTGAAAGCGCTGTCGGCGGAAGGCGTGCCAGCCAGCCCCGGATATCCGAAATATCCGATCTACACACAGGAATTCATCCACGAGATGTTCAAGACGGAGATTTACAGGAAGTTCTACACCAGCGAGCAACTGGACTGGGAAGCTTACAAACAACGCAACCATTGCCCGGGCCTGATGCAGACCTTCGATACCTCCGTGTGGCTCAGCACCACGGGCATGTTCCTGGGAACCAAAGCTGACATGGACGACGTGGTCCGCGCCATCGAGAAGATCCAGAAGAACGCTTCGAAATTGAAGAAGACATAG
- a CDS encoding amidohydrolase family protein, with amino-acid sequence MIIWDVHCHLSGVPGDSPKARTDQLLRYADRVGIERICVFMGMKWSYDPDPADMRRQNDEVIEAVQHRPDRVFGFVYLNPTHLEASLAEMERCVKDGPLVGLKLWVARRCNDSALDPIAKRAAELEAPFLQHAYLKAGGSENLPGESTPDDLAQLARRHPQTAFICAHVGAEWETGIRTLRGCRNVSVDISGSDPTAGLTEMVVEELGAERVLFGSDAGGRSYASQLGKVFGADLPNRTKQLVLAGNMKRMLSPILKRKGVRV; translated from the coding sequence GTGATTATCTGGGATGTTCACTGTCATTTGTCGGGCGTTCCCGGCGATAGTCCCAAGGCGCGAACGGACCAGTTGCTGCGCTACGCTGACCGCGTGGGGATCGAGAGAATCTGCGTCTTCATGGGGATGAAATGGTCTTACGACCCAGACCCGGCGGATATGCGACGCCAAAATGACGAGGTCATCGAGGCGGTACAACACCGGCCTGACCGGGTCTTTGGTTTCGTTTACTTGAACCCCACTCACCTGGAGGCCAGCCTTGCGGAGATGGAGCGATGCGTGAAGGACGGCCCGCTGGTGGGGCTGAAATTATGGGTTGCCAGGCGGTGCAACGATTCCGCGCTCGATCCGATTGCCAAGCGGGCGGCGGAACTTGAAGCCCCGTTTCTCCAGCATGCATACCTGAAGGCCGGCGGCAGCGAGAACCTGCCGGGCGAATCCACTCCGGACGACCTGGCGCAGCTCGCACGGCGACATCCCCAGACGGCATTCATCTGTGCGCATGTCGGGGCTGAGTGGGAAACGGGCATACGAACGCTGCGGGGTTGTCGCAATGTGAGTGTGGATATTTCGGGCTCGGACCCCACTGCGGGTTTGACGGAGATGGTCGTGGAGGAACTCGGAGCGGAGCGGGTCCTGTTTGGGAGCGACGCCGGCGGGCGCAGCTACGCCTCGCAACTGGGGAAGGTATTCGGAGCCGACTTGCCGAATAGGACGAAACAACTTGTGCTGGCCGGAAACATGAAGAGAATGCTCTCTCCAATTCTGAAACGGAAAGGAGTGCGGGTATGA
- a CDS encoding amidohydrolase family protein, with the protein MKEESGVNRRTFIRSCGVAGLCLTGAGMPLPIEAAASGKAEGLVDVNVTLMRWPMRRLRLDDPEKLAQALRKKGVTEAWACTFEALLERDLAGANERLGRVCKSVGGGLFVPFGAVNPAQPWWREDLQRCQEKHGMVGIRLYPGYHGYTLEDGNCTELLRACASRNLIVQIVATVEDVRVQHPRMKAAPVNLKPLLGLLKSEPALKLVLLNWNRSLSAKLAAALVSSGRVWLDIATQETVGGVESLLQQVPAHAVVFGSHSPYYYFESALLKLRESEIKPEDLARIRRLNAASIRI; encoded by the coding sequence ATGAAGGAGGAATCCGGTGTGAATCGCCGCACTTTTATCAGATCATGCGGCGTTGCGGGGCTCTGCCTGACCGGGGCGGGGATGCCCCTGCCGATCGAGGCTGCCGCGAGCGGTAAAGCGGAAGGGTTGGTGGATGTAAACGTCACCCTCATGCGATGGCCGATGAGGCGCCTGCGGCTGGATGATCCTGAGAAACTGGCGCAGGCGCTTCGGAAGAAAGGTGTCACCGAAGCGTGGGCATGCACGTTTGAAGCGCTGCTGGAGCGCGACCTTGCAGGGGCGAATGAACGACTTGGTCGTGTCTGCAAGTCAGTTGGCGGCGGCCTGTTTGTTCCATTCGGGGCTGTGAACCCGGCCCAGCCGTGGTGGCGAGAGGATCTGCAAAGATGCCAGGAGAAGCATGGGATGGTGGGCATCCGGCTATACCCCGGCTATCATGGGTACACTCTGGAGGATGGGAACTGCACGGAGTTGCTTCGCGCATGCGCAAGCCGCAACCTGATCGTGCAGATTGTGGCGACGGTGGAAGATGTGCGTGTTCAGCACCCGCGGATGAAGGCGGCCCCTGTGAATCTGAAGCCGTTATTGGGCCTTTTGAAGTCCGAGCCGGCGTTGAAACTGGTGCTCTTGAACTGGAATCGCTCACTCAGCGCAAAGCTCGCGGCTGCCCTGGTTTCGAGCGGCCGGGTATGGCTTGATATCGCTACGCAGGAAACTGTGGGCGGCGTCGAGAGCCTTCTTCAGCAGGTGCCTGCCCACGCGGTCGTGTTCGGATCGCACTCCCCTTATTATTACTTTGAATCGGCGTTGCTAAAGCTCAGGGAGTCCGAGATTAAGCCAGAGGACCTGGCGCGCATCAGGCGGCTGAACGCGGCGTCTATTCGAATTTGA
- a CDS encoding Sb-PDE family phosphodiesterase, translating to MVTNLVASLASAATLLLSVLTAVSHEPVARVRTPVRIPNILNFLTLKCDFHTHTVFSDGYVWPTIRVEEAWRNGLDAIAITDHIEYQPYKGDITTNHNRSFEVASPAGKSLDVLVIKGSEITRDMPPGHLNAVFLRDANALAVRNWRDALAAAHSQDAFIFWNHPGWKPQAPGGKAVWYPEHTELLQKGMLHGVEVANGDEYYPEAHRWAVEHNLAMVSNTDIHNPIGLDYPHDGDFRTTTFVFARERTAASIKEALQARRTAVYFQDKIIGTEQYLRPLCEQSLAVLNPRIAGSARERQYVQLQNLSDVNLKLRSAGGQEGLQLPERTVVPAGKIVLMQIRGDAKKKGEIAVPFKVENYLPAPDTPLEIQLKLQVE from the coding sequence ATGGTCACGAATCTAGTTGCCTCGCTGGCGTCCGCCGCCACACTCCTTCTGTCAGTCCTGACCGCCGTCTCCCATGAGCCGGTCGCCAGGGTCCGCACACCGGTGCGCATTCCGAACATCCTCAACTTCCTTACCCTTAAGTGCGACTTTCACACCCATACGGTTTTCTCCGATGGCTACGTCTGGCCGACCATTCGCGTGGAGGAGGCCTGGAGAAATGGTCTGGATGCCATCGCTATCACCGACCACATCGAGTATCAGCCGTACAAGGGGGACATCACCACCAACCACAACCGTTCATTCGAAGTCGCTTCGCCCGCGGGCAAGAGCCTGGATGTCCTGGTGATCAAGGGGTCCGAGATCACGCGCGACATGCCTCCGGGCCATCTGAACGCGGTGTTCCTGCGGGATGCGAACGCGCTGGCGGTCAGGAATTGGAGAGATGCGCTCGCGGCGGCCCACAGCCAGGACGCCTTTATTTTCTGGAACCACCCGGGCTGGAAACCGCAGGCGCCGGGCGGCAAGGCGGTTTGGTATCCCGAGCACACGGAGTTGCTGCAAAAAGGGATGCTGCACGGCGTCGAGGTGGCCAATGGCGACGAGTACTACCCGGAGGCGCATCGCTGGGCCGTCGAGCACAACCTTGCCATGGTCAGCAACACCGACATCCATAACCCAATCGGCCTGGACTACCCTCACGATGGCGATTTTCGGACCACCACGTTTGTCTTCGCGCGCGAGCGCACCGCCGCAAGCATCAAGGAAGCGCTGCAGGCACGCCGCACCGCCGTTTACTTCCAGGACAAGATCATCGGGACCGAACAGTACCTGCGACCGCTCTGCGAGCAGTCCCTCGCGGTTCTAAACCCGCGCATCGCCGGCTCAGCCCGGGAGCGCCAGTATGTGCAGCTTCAGAATCTCTCTGACGTGAACCTCAAGCTCAGGTCTGCTGGCGGCCAGGAAGGTCTTCAGCTTCCCGAGCGGACAGTTGTCCCCGCGGGCAAAATCGTCCTCATGCAGATTCGGGGGGACGCAAAGAAGAAGGGAGAGATCGCGGTGCCGTTCAAGGTCGAGAATTATCTCCCCGCCCCCGACACCCCGCTGGAGATTCAGCTAAAGCTGCAGGTGGAGTGA
- a CDS encoding choice-of-anchor Q domain-containing protein: MSNQLRGYCAAVLLLGADIQAATWYVKTAGNDGADGTSWATAKRTIQAAVDATADGDTVLVGDGVYATGSRVTPEGTSSNRLVITRKILVKSVNGPEVTRIQGATGSAPLRCVYMSSGTLSGFMLTNGATPSTAAYPDNRGGGVYAKYNWNAVLTNCVITKCTATNGGGCCGGDLRGCKVISCQAQCGGGACGSWLTDCTLESNNALLSGGGAYLVDLERCLVRGNSSDGDGGGCSMGSCDDCVFYSNTAGRWGGGIAGGTAENCFFMLNGAPEGGGSCYSTLRNCTLVLNNASVTGGGSFQDTLQNCIVYYNNWMRNDDNHSGSTFTYSCTTPAAPGIGNIASDPQFEGVMLGLCKLMPASPCINRGDNSVLATLVDLAGNPRIKFGTVDMGAYEYQLPTGYWKWIEAVTNGLTNHTDCAAGDGYPNLLKYATGGSPTNSDHQARVTCGMTNNQFGIQFGRNKKAYDTTIVVEGTDSLTNTGSWQPVAVNFNGSWGLATNVTESGAGDVALVTVRDTAAVPKRFLRLRVAQP, from the coding sequence ATGAGCAATCAATTGAGAGGTTATTGTGCGGCAGTCCTGCTGCTGGGGGCGGATATCCAGGCGGCGACCTGGTACGTCAAGACCGCGGGAAACGACGGCGCGGACGGCACGAGCTGGGCTACGGCCAAGAGGACGATCCAGGCCGCAGTGGACGCTACGGCGGACGGGGACACGGTGCTGGTCGGTGACGGTGTTTACGCGACTGGAAGCCGCGTCACGCCGGAAGGGACGAGTTCAAACCGCTTGGTGATCACGCGGAAAATCCTTGTGAAGAGCGTGAACGGTCCGGAGGTGACGCGCATCCAGGGCGCGACTGGCAGCGCCCCGCTGCGCTGCGTGTACATGTCCAGCGGAACACTGTCGGGCTTCATGCTGACCAACGGGGCAACTCCATCCACAGCGGCATACCCTGACAATAGGGGAGGCGGTGTTTACGCGAAGTACAACTGGAACGCGGTATTGACCAACTGCGTGATCACAAAGTGCACAGCAACAAATGGAGGTGGATGTTGTGGCGGCGATTTGCGTGGATGCAAAGTGATTTCCTGCCAGGCGCAATGTGGTGGAGGTGCCTGCGGTTCTTGGTTGACCGATTGCACCTTGGAGAGCAACAACGCACTGTTGTCGGGTGGCGGTGCCTACCTCGTTGACTTGGAGAGGTGTCTAGTAAGAGGCAACTCCAGTGACGGAGACGGCGGAGGCTGTTCCATGGGGTCGTGCGATGATTGCGTCTTCTACAGCAATACCGCAGGCAGGTGGGGAGGGGGGATTGCTGGTGGCACCGCCGAAAACTGCTTTTTCATGTTGAACGGCGCTCCGGAGGGCGGCGGGTCGTGCTATAGCACCCTCAGGAACTGCACTCTTGTCTTAAACAACGCCTCCGTAACCGGAGGGGGGTCCTTCCAGGACACACTGCAAAATTGCATCGTGTATTACAACAACTGGATGAGGAACGATGACAACCATAGCGGTTCCACCTTCACCTATTCCTGCACCACGCCGGCGGCCCCGGGAATCGGGAACATCGCTTCGGACCCTCAGTTTGAGGGGGTCATGCTGGGCCTGTGCAAACTGATGCCCGCTTCGCCTTGCATCAACCGGGGGGACAACTCTGTCCTTGCGACTCTGGTTGACCTGGCGGGCAACCCGCGAATCAAGTTTGGCACGGTGGACATGGGTGCCTACGAGTATCAGTTGCCGACCGGTTATTGGAAATGGATCGAGGCGGTGACCAACGGGTTGACGAACCACACGGACTGCGCGGCGGGAGACGGCTACCCGAATCTGCTGAAGTACGCCACAGGCGGCAGCCCGACCAACAGTGATCACCAGGCCCGAGTGACCTGCGGGATGACCAACAATCAGTTTGGGATTCAGTTTGGCCGGAACAAGAAAGCCTACGATACCACGATCGTCGTGGAAGGGACAGACTCGCTCACGAACACGGGGTCGTGGCAACCGGTGGCCGTGAACTTCAACGGGTCATGGGGCCTGGCGACCAACGTGACGGAGAGCGGGGCGGGCGACGTCGCCCTGGTGACGGTGAGAGACACGGCCGCCGTTCCGAAGCGGTTTCTGCGCCTGCGGGTCGCCCAACCGTAG